A genomic window from Streptomyces broussonetiae includes:
- a CDS encoding tetratricopeptide repeat protein: MCESPPVNENWEDRVAAAWATFDDYPEERAHEFRALIDALVAELPDGSPLGPFEQACAWDSTGHSDKAVPLYREALARGLSEASRYKGRRAKIQLSSSLRNTGEPEEGVKLLTPELDAASDELDDAVRACLALCLSSTGRDREGLSLVLGALAPHLPRYQRSMANYARLLVDPEE, encoded by the coding sequence ATGTGCGAAAGTCCTCCGGTGAACGAGAACTGGGAAGACCGCGTGGCCGCCGCCTGGGCCACCTTCGACGACTATCCGGAGGAGCGCGCGCACGAGTTCCGCGCGCTGATCGACGCGCTGGTCGCCGAACTGCCGGACGGCAGCCCGCTGGGCCCCTTCGAGCAGGCCTGCGCCTGGGACTCGACCGGGCACTCGGACAAGGCGGTGCCGCTGTACCGGGAGGCGCTGGCGCGCGGCCTGTCGGAGGCGAGCCGGTACAAGGGCCGGCGGGCCAAGATCCAGCTCTCCAGCTCGCTCAGGAACACCGGCGAGCCGGAGGAGGGCGTCAAGCTGCTCACGCCCGAGCTGGACGCGGCCTCCGACGAGTTGGACGACGCGGTACGTGCCTGTCTCGCGCTGTGCCTGTCCAGCACCGGCCGGGACCGCGAGGGCCTCTCCCTCGTCCTCGGCGCACTGGCCCCCCATCTGCCGCGCTACCAGCGGTCGATGGCGAACTACGCCCGCCTCCTGGTCGATCCGGAGGAGTGA
- a CDS encoding metal-dependent hydrolase — MSNTQPRPLESEHVALKARKVSFSWEETPLHWVPGDPFTTHTINVLHLLLPAGERWFVHVYKQALPLIRDDRLREDVIGFIGQEAMHSQAHDEVLPHLREQGLDPTPYTAQVDWFFEKLLGDRTLPPGRARRWWLLERVALIAAIEHYTAFLGDWVLNAAELDRRGADPTMLDLLRWHGAEEVEHRSVAFDLFTHVDGSYRRRARTWATAFAAIVFLWQRGSRFFMANDPTLVNGKASLKEFHLSGRRGTLPTTGAMLKSIPRYLSRAYHPSHEFSTAQAVAYLAGSPAALAAQKAEQSAKGVA; from the coding sequence ATGTCTAACACGCAGCCCCGGCCGCTGGAGTCCGAGCACGTCGCGCTCAAGGCCCGCAAGGTCTCCTTCTCATGGGAGGAGACCCCGCTGCACTGGGTGCCCGGCGACCCCTTCACCACGCACACGATCAATGTGCTGCACCTGCTGCTGCCCGCCGGTGAGCGGTGGTTCGTGCACGTCTACAAGCAGGCGCTGCCGCTGATCCGGGACGACAGGCTGCGCGAGGACGTCATCGGGTTCATCGGACAGGAGGCCATGCACTCGCAGGCCCATGACGAGGTGCTGCCGCACCTGCGCGAGCAGGGCCTCGACCCGACCCCGTACACCGCGCAGGTCGACTGGTTCTTCGAGAAGCTGCTCGGCGACCGCACGCTGCCGCCGGGCCGGGCCCGGCGCTGGTGGCTGCTGGAGCGGGTGGCGCTCATCGCGGCCATCGAGCACTACACGGCGTTCCTCGGCGACTGGGTGCTGAACGCCGCCGAGCTGGACCGGCGCGGCGCCGACCCGACCATGCTGGACCTGCTGCGCTGGCACGGCGCCGAGGAGGTCGAGCACCGCTCGGTCGCCTTCGACCTGTTCACGCACGTCGACGGCAGCTACCGGCGCCGGGCGCGGACCTGGGCGACGGCCTTCGCGGCGATCGTGTTCCTGTGGCAGCGCGGGTCCCGTTTCTTCATGGCGAACGACCCGACGCTCGTGAACGGCAAGGCCTCCCTCAAGGAGTTCCATCTGAGCGGCCGAAGGGGCACGCTGCCCACCACCGGCGCCATGCTCAAATCCATACCGCGGTATCTGAGCCGCGCCTACCACCCCTCCCACGAGTTCTCCACCGCCCAGGCCGTGGCCTATCTGGCCGGCTCCCCCGCCGCGCTCGCGGCGCAGAAGGCGGAGCAGTCGGCGAAGGGGGTGGCCTGA
- a CDS encoding PDR/VanB family oxidoreductase: protein MPKLRTVAFVAGAALLTRGALRRRIQLSPLWPLPALEEPTSGRPRSRALRLLVTSRRTVADGVVQLRLEGRDLPRWEPGAHLDLVLPSGLVRQYSLCGDPEDTSSYTVATRLVESGRGGSREVHEQVTEGMELEVRGPRNRFPLVKAESYVFVAGGIGITPLLPMLRALPQDAEWRLLYAGRDRASMPFLEEIEKLGSTAVPPGGPGRAGGRVTVVEGQPDLDTLEVSDGAAVYCCGPEGLMAAVEARFPHVRLERFAPRTSSDGNTEFEVELRRSGRTLTVPADSTVLAAVRDELPDTAYSCEQGFCGTCQQRVLEGEIDHRDELLTDTERAGSMLICVSRSRSDRLVLDM from the coding sequence ATGCCCAAGCTGCGTACCGTCGCGTTCGTCGCGGGCGCCGCGCTGCTGACCCGGGGTGCCCTGCGCCGCCGGATCCAGCTCTCACCGCTGTGGCCGCTGCCCGCGCTGGAGGAGCCCACCTCGGGCCGGCCGCGCTCGCGGGCGCTGCGGCTGCTGGTGACCTCGCGCCGGACGGTGGCCGACGGCGTCGTCCAACTCCGGCTCGAGGGCCGGGACCTGCCGCGCTGGGAGCCCGGCGCGCATCTCGACCTCGTCCTGCCATCGGGGCTCGTGAGGCAGTACTCGCTGTGCGGCGACCCCGAGGACACCTCCTCGTACACCGTCGCGACCCGGCTGGTCGAGAGCGGGCGGGGCGGCTCGCGCGAGGTGCACGAGCAGGTGACGGAGGGCATGGAACTGGAGGTGCGGGGGCCGCGGAACCGCTTTCCGCTGGTCAAGGCGGAGTCGTACGTCTTCGTCGCCGGCGGGATCGGGATCACCCCGCTGCTGCCGATGCTGCGGGCACTCCCGCAGGACGCCGAGTGGCGGCTGCTGTACGCGGGGCGCGACAGGGCCTCGATGCCGTTCCTGGAGGAAATCGAGAAGCTGGGCAGCACGGCGGTTCCCCCGGGCGGGCCGGGCCGAGCCGGAGGAAGGGTGACCGTGGTGGAGGGACAGCCCGACCTCGACACGCTGGAGGTGAGCGACGGGGCCGCCGTCTACTGCTGCGGCCCCGAGGGCCTCATGGCGGCCGTCGAGGCCCGCTTTCCCCACGTCCGTCTCGAACGATTCGCGCCACGTACGTCGTCCGACGGCAACACCGAGTTCGAGGTCGAACTGCGGCGCAGTGGGCGCACGTTGACCGTCCCGGCCGACTCCACCGTACTGGCCGCCGTGCGCGACGAGCTGCCGGACACCGCCTACTCCTGCGAGCAGGGATTCTGCGGGACCTGCCAACAGCGGGTGCTGGAGGGAGAGATCGACCACCGGGACGAGTTGCTGACGGACACGGAGCGTGCCGGCTCGATGCTGATCTGCGTATCACGGTCCCGGAGCGATCGTTTGGTGCTCGACATGTGA
- a CDS encoding TetR/AcrR family transcriptional regulator encodes MSTGVRRRMGVDERRQQLIGVALDLFSRRSPDEVSIDEIATAAGISRPLVYHYFPGKLSLYEAALKRASQDLASRFAEPHEGPLGARLLRVMRRYFDFVDEHGPGFSALMRGGPAVGSSATNALIDSVRQAAYDQMLSHLGVAAAPARLELVVRSWISLAESTALLWLDGRRIPRAELELQLVHDFAALAAVSAAHDEDMAALLKTMVKGEQADGPFAELVGRLISLGS; translated from the coding sequence ATGAGTACCGGGGTTCGCCGCAGGATGGGCGTCGATGAGCGGCGGCAGCAGCTGATCGGCGTCGCACTCGACCTGTTCAGCCGACGCTCGCCCGACGAGGTCTCCATCGACGAGATAGCGACGGCCGCGGGCATCTCGCGGCCGCTCGTGTACCACTACTTCCCCGGCAAACTCAGCCTGTACGAGGCCGCGTTGAAGCGGGCATCGCAGGACCTCGCGAGCCGTTTCGCCGAGCCGCACGAAGGGCCGCTCGGCGCCCGGCTGCTGCGGGTGATGCGCCGCTACTTCGACTTCGTGGACGAACACGGACCCGGCTTCTCGGCATTGATGCGCGGCGGCCCGGCGGTCGGCTCGTCGGCGACGAACGCTCTCATCGACTCGGTGCGCCAGGCCGCCTACGACCAGATGCTGTCCCATCTCGGCGTCGCCGCGGCGCCCGCGCGCCTGGAACTGGTGGTCCGCTCCTGGATCTCCCTCGCCGAGTCGACCGCCCTGCTCTGGCTGGACGGCCGGCGCATCCCCCGCGCCGAGCTGGAACTCCAGCTCGTGCACGACTTCGCCGCACTGGCCGCCGTCAGCGCCGCGCACGACGAGGACATGGCGGCCCTGCTCAAGACCATGGTCAAGGGCGAGCAGGCCGACGGCCCCTTCGCGGAGCTGGTCGGCCGGCTGATCTCCCTGGGGTCCTAG
- the pulA gene encoding pullulanase-type alpha-1,6-glucosidase, with protein MIPRARRAAAVTAVALAAALIQPLAAHAATPPAPPSDAALAAQPARHDDTREQFYFVMPDRFANGDRANDKGGFTGSRLATGYDPTDKGFYQGGDLKGLTRRLDYIKGLGTTAIWMAPIFKNKPVQGTGANASAGYHGYWITDFTQVDPHFGTNQDLKTLIAKAHAKGMKVFFDVITNHTADVVDYKEQSSDYLSKGAFPYLTKDGKPFDDADYADGTKRFPAVSDASFPYTPRVTSDSKVPAWLNDPTMYHNRGDSTFAGESATYGDFSGLDDLWTERPEVVHGMEKIYERWVKDFAVDGFRIDTVKNVNMEFWTQWATALDAYAATHGRKNFFMFGETYSADTSVTSPYVTQGRLDATLDFPFQDAARAYASQGGSAQKLASVFGDDWKYTTDKANAYEQVTFLGNHDMGRIGYFLKQDNPKATDAEILRKDRLANEVMFLSRGNPVVYYGDEQGFTGSGGDKDARQTMFASQVPDYLKDPEIGTTRTHASDSYDTGAPLYRDIAALSKLRKANPALTDGVQTERYAADGAGIYAFTRTDAKAGAEYVVALNNADTAKTATFATGSADMAYRGVYGADGSVKTGGDRRLTVTVPAESAVVYQAAGHLAEPAAKPTITLTAPAAGATGTVDLTAGVDGGQLDRVVFAAQVGNARWQVLGSADHAPYKVTQTLGKAVPAGTALRYKAVVIDSAGRTAGATASSTSGTPPTTPVPTASSRDYAIVHYKRTDGDYADWGLYAWGDLADGEATTWPAGHPFTGRDAWGAFAYVKLKPGASTVGFLVVDKNGNKDVSADRSIDVTRTGEVWVEQGKADVQTEKPSYPAQDTTKAVIHYRRADGNYDGWGLHVWTGAATPTDWSKPLQPVKTDAYGAVFEVPLTAGATSLSYIIHKGDEKDLAADQSLDLKANGHEVWLLNGQEKYLLPQPAGSAGALDLTTSKAVWIDRDTVAWNGVDGAASTQLLSSHDGSITVKDGTLTSDDERWIRLEKTTLTDAQKAKFPYLKDYTAWSVDPRDRGRVRTALTGQLVASQRAANGAVLTATGVQVAGVLDDLYPGATKAALGPVFHDGRPTLSVWAPTAQSVALELDGSLKAMHRDDTTGVWSVTGPASWKGRPYRYVVKVWAPSVRKLVVNKVTDPYSLALTANSERSLVVDLDDASLAPSGWAGLAKPKAVPMKDAQIQELHIRDFSVADKSVPARDQGTYLAFTDKNSDGSKHLRALAKAGTSYVHLLPAFDFTSVPEKKADQQSPACDLASYPADSDQQQACVAKTAAKDAYNWGYDPYHFTVPEGSYATDPDGTARTVQFRQMVQSLNEDGLRVVMDVVYNHTAASGQADTSVLDKVVPGYYQRLLADGSVANSTCCSNTAPENAMMGKLVVDSIVTWAKEYKVDGFRFDLMGHHPKANILSVRKALDALTPQKDGVDGKKIILYGEGWNFGEVANDARFVQATQANMAGTGIATFSDRARDAVRGGSPFDSDPGVQGFASGLYTDPNSSAANGTSAEQKARLLHYQDLIKVGLSGNLAKYRFTDTKGKDVTGAEVDYNGSPAGYADAPGDALAYADAHDNESLFDALTYKLPAGTSAADRARMQVLAMATAALSQGPSLSQAGTDLLRSKSLDRNSFDSGDWFNAIHWNCADGNGFGRGLPMVADNESKWPYAKPLLSTVAVGCADITGASAAYQDLLKIRTTERAFSLGTAAQVQDELSFPLSGTDETPGVITMRLGDLVVVFNASPQRQEQTIAALAKAPYRLHPVQASGADPVVKTSSYAAGSGTFSVPARTVAVFTRAGK; from the coding sequence GTGATACCCAGAGCGAGACGGGCCGCGGCCGTCACCGCCGTCGCCCTCGCCGCCGCCCTGATCCAGCCACTGGCGGCGCACGCAGCCACCCCGCCCGCACCCCCGTCGGACGCGGCCCTGGCCGCCCAGCCCGCCCGGCACGACGACACCCGCGAGCAGTTCTACTTCGTCATGCCGGACCGTTTCGCCAACGGGGACAGGGCCAACGACAAGGGCGGCTTCACCGGCTCGCGCCTCGCCACCGGCTACGACCCCACCGACAAGGGCTTCTACCAGGGCGGCGACCTCAAGGGCCTGACCAGGCGGCTCGACTACATCAAGGGGCTCGGCACCACCGCCATCTGGATGGCGCCGATCTTCAAGAACAAGCCGGTCCAGGGCACGGGTGCCAACGCATCCGCCGGCTACCACGGATACTGGATCACCGACTTCACCCAGGTCGACCCGCACTTCGGTACCAACCAGGACCTCAAGACCCTCATCGCCAAGGCCCACGCCAAGGGCATGAAGGTCTTCTTCGACGTCATCACCAACCACACCGCCGACGTCGTCGACTACAAGGAGCAGTCCTCCGACTACCTCTCCAAGGGCGCCTTCCCGTACCTGACCAAGGACGGGAAGCCCTTCGACGACGCCGACTACGCCGACGGCACCAAGAGGTTCCCGGCCGTCTCCGACGCCTCCTTCCCGTACACCCCGCGGGTCACGAGCGACAGCAAGGTCCCGGCCTGGCTCAACGACCCGACGATGTACCACAACCGGGGCGACTCGACCTTCGCCGGCGAGTCCGCGACCTACGGCGACTTCTCCGGCCTCGACGACCTGTGGACCGAGCGTCCCGAGGTCGTCCACGGCATGGAGAAGATCTACGAGCGCTGGGTGAAGGACTTCGCCGTCGACGGCTTCCGCATCGACACGGTCAAGAACGTCAACATGGAGTTCTGGACCCAGTGGGCCACCGCGCTCGACGCCTACGCGGCCACGCACGGGCGGAAGAACTTCTTCATGTTCGGCGAGACCTACTCCGCCGACACCTCGGTGACCTCCCCGTACGTCACCCAGGGCCGCCTCGACGCCACCCTCGACTTCCCCTTCCAGGACGCGGCCCGCGCCTACGCCTCCCAGGGCGGCAGCGCCCAGAAGCTCGCGAGCGTCTTCGGCGACGACTGGAAGTACACGACCGACAAGGCCAACGCCTACGAGCAGGTCACCTTCCTCGGCAACCACGACATGGGCCGCATCGGGTACTTCCTCAAGCAGGACAACCCGAAGGCGACCGACGCCGAGATCCTCAGGAAGGACAGGCTCGCCAACGAGGTGATGTTCCTCAGCCGTGGCAACCCGGTCGTCTACTACGGCGACGAGCAGGGCTTCACCGGCTCCGGCGGCGACAAGGACGCCCGCCAGACCATGTTCGCCTCCCAGGTGCCCGACTACCTCAAAGACCCCGAGATCGGCACCACCCGCACCCACGCGAGCGACTCCTACGACACCGGTGCCCCGCTCTACCGGGACATCGCCGCCCTGTCGAAGCTCCGCAAGGCCAACCCGGCCCTGACCGACGGCGTCCAGACCGAGCGGTACGCGGCCGACGGCGCCGGGATCTACGCCTTCACCCGCACGGATGCCAAGGCGGGCGCCGAGTATGTCGTCGCCCTCAACAACGCGGACACCGCGAAGACGGCCACCTTCGCGACGGGGTCGGCGGACATGGCGTACCGGGGCGTCTACGGTGCGGACGGCTCGGTGAAGACCGGCGGGGACCGTCGACTCACCGTCACCGTCCCGGCCGAGTCCGCCGTCGTCTACCAGGCCGCCGGCCATCTCGCCGAGCCCGCCGCAAAGCCGACGATCACCCTGACCGCCCCGGCCGCCGGAGCCACCGGGACCGTGGACCTCACGGCCGGCGTGGACGGCGGACAGCTCGACAGGGTCGTCTTCGCCGCGCAGGTCGGCAACGCCAGGTGGCAGGTGCTCGGCTCCGCCGACCACGCCCCGTACAAGGTCACCCAGACCCTCGGCAAGGCCGTACCCGCCGGGACCGCCCTGCGCTACAAGGCCGTCGTCATCGACTCGGCCGGGCGCACCGCCGGCGCCACGGCGAGCAGCACCAGTGGCACCCCGCCCACGACGCCCGTCCCCACGGCCTCCTCGCGGGACTACGCGATCGTCCACTACAAGCGCACCGACGGCGACTACGCCGACTGGGGCCTGTACGCCTGGGGCGACCTCGCCGACGGCGAGGCCACCACCTGGCCGGCCGGGCACCCCTTCACCGGCCGGGACGCCTGGGGCGCCTTCGCCTACGTCAAGCTCAAGCCGGGCGCCTCCACCGTGGGCTTCCTGGTCGTCGACAAGAACGGGAACAAGGACGTCTCGGCCGACCGGAGCATCGACGTCACCAGGACGGGCGAGGTCTGGGTCGAGCAGGGCAAGGCGGACGTCCAGACCGAGAAGCCCTCGTACCCGGCCCAGGACACCACCAAGGCCGTCATCCACTACCGCCGCGCCGACGGGAACTACGACGGCTGGGGCCTGCACGTCTGGACGGGTGCGGCGACCCCCACCGACTGGTCGAAACCCCTTCAGCCGGTCAAGACTGATGCCTATGGCGCGGTCTTCGAGGTGCCGCTCACCGCGGGTGCCACCAGCCTCAGCTACATCATCCACAAGGGCGACGAGAAGGACCTCGCCGCCGACCAGTCGCTCGACCTCAAGGCGAACGGCCATGAGGTGTGGCTGTTGAACGGCCAGGAGAAGTACCTGCTCCCGCAGCCGGCCGGCAGTGCGGGCGCGCTCGACCTGACCACGTCCAAGGCGGTCTGGATCGACCGGGACACCGTCGCCTGGAACGGCGTCGACGGCGCCGCCTCCACCCAGCTGCTCTCCTCCCACGACGGCTCGATCACCGTCAAGGACGGGACGCTGACCAGCGACGACGAGCGCTGGATCCGGCTGGAGAAGACCACGCTCACCGACGCCCAGAAGGCGAAGTTCCCGTACCTGAAGGACTACACCGCCTGGTCCGTCGACCCGCGTGACCGCGGCCGGGTGCGTACGGCGCTGACCGGCCAGCTCGTCGCCTCGCAGCGCGCCGCGAACGGCGCCGTCCTGACCGCGACCGGCGTGCAGGTCGCGGGCGTCCTCGACGACCTCTACCCGGGTGCCACCAAGGCCGCGCTCGGACCGGTCTTCCACGACGGCAGGCCCACCCTCTCCGTCTGGGCGCCGACCGCACAGAGCGTCGCCCTGGAGCTGGACGGCTCGCTCAAGGCCATGCACCGCGACGACACGACCGGCGTCTGGTCCGTCACGGGCCCGGCGTCCTGGAAGGGCAGGCCCTACCGGTACGTCGTGAAGGTCTGGGCGCCCAGCGTCCGCAAGCTGGTCGTGAACAAGGTCACCGACCCCTACTCGCTCGCCCTCACCGCGAACTCCGAGCGCAGCCTCGTCGTCGACCTGGACGACGCCTCCCTCGCCCCGAGCGGCTGGGCGGGCCTCGCCAAGCCCAAGGCCGTACCGATGAAGGACGCGCAGATCCAGGAGCTGCACATCCGGGACTTCTCGGTCGCCGACAAGTCCGTCCCGGCGCGCGACCAGGGCACCTACCTCGCCTTCACCGACAAGAACAGCGACGGCTCGAAGCACCTGCGGGCGCTGGCCAAGGCGGGTACGTCGTACGTGCACCTGCTGCCGGCCTTCGACTTCACCTCCGTCCCCGAGAAGAAGGCCGACCAGCAGAGCCCGGCCTGTGACCTCGCCTCGTACCCGGCCGACTCCGACCAGCAGCAGGCGTGCGTGGCGAAGACCGCCGCGAAGGACGCCTACAACTGGGGCTACGACCCGTATCACTTCACGGTCCCCGAGGGCTCGTACGCCACCGACCCGGACGGCACCGCCCGTACGGTCCAGTTCCGGCAGATGGTGCAGTCCCTCAACGAGGACGGCCTCCGGGTCGTCATGGACGTCGTCTACAACCACACCGCCGCGAGCGGCCAGGCCGACACCTCCGTGCTCGACAAGGTCGTGCCCGGCTACTACCAGCGACTCCTGGCCGACGGCTCGGTGGCCAACAGCACCTGCTGCTCCAACACCGCGCCCGAGAACGCGATGATGGGCAAGCTGGTCGTGGACTCGATCGTCACCTGGGCCAAGGAGTACAAGGTCGACGGCTTCCGCTTCGACCTCATGGGCCACCACCCGAAGGCCAACATCCTCTCGGTCAGGAAGGCCCTGGACGCGCTGACGCCGCAGAAGGACGGCGTCGACGGCAAGAAGATCATCCTGTACGGCGAGGGCTGGAACTTCGGCGAGGTCGCGAACGACGCCCGGTTCGTGCAGGCCACCCAGGCGAACATGGCCGGCACCGGCATCGCCACCTTCTCCGACAGGGCCCGGGACGCCGTACGCGGCGGCAGCCCCTTCGACTCCGACCCCGGCGTCCAGGGCTTCGCCTCCGGGCTGTACACCGACCCCAACTCCTCGGCGGCCAATGGTACTTCGGCCGAGCAGAAGGCCCGTCTCCTGCACTACCAGGACCTGATCAAGGTCGGGCTGAGCGGAAACCTGGCGAAGTACCGCTTCACGGACACGAAGGGCAAGGACGTCACGGGAGCCGAGGTCGACTACAACGGCTCGCCCGCCGGGTACGCGGACGCCCCCGGCGACGCCCTCGCCTATGCGGACGCCCACGACAACGAGTCGCTGTTCGACGCGCTGACCTACAAGCTGCCCGCCGGGACCAGCGCCGCCGACCGGGCCCGGATGCAGGTCCTCGCGATGGCCACGGCCGCGCTCTCGCAGGGGCCGTCCCTCTCCCAGGCAGGCACCGACCTGCTGCGCTCGAAGTCCCTGGACCGCAACTCCTTCGACAGCGGGGACTGGTTCAACGCCATCCACTGGAACTGCGCCGACGGCAACGGCTTCGGCCGCGGGCTGCCGATGGTGGCCGACAACGAGTCCAAGTGGCCGTACGCCAAGCCGCTGCTGAGCACGGTCGCGGTCGGCTGCGCCGACATCACCGGGGCCTCGGCCGCCTACCAGGACCTGCTGAAGATCCGCACGACCGAGCGAGCGTTCTCCCTCGGCACGGCCGCCCAGGTGCAGGACGAGCTGTCCTTCCCGTTGTCCGGCACGGACGAGACGCCCGGTGTGATCACCATGCGCCTCGGTGACCTGGTCGTCGTCTTCAACGCCTCTCCGCAGCGGCAGGAGCAGACGATCGCTGCCCTGGCCAAGGCGCCGTACCGGCTGCATCCGGTGCAGGCCTCCGGCGCCGACCCGGTGGTGAAGACCTCCTCCTACGCGGCCGGCTCCGGCACGTTCTCCGTCCCGGCGCGGACGGTTGCGGTGTTCACCCGGGCGGGGAAGTAG
- a CDS encoding 5-carboxymethyl-2-hydroxymuconate Delta-isomerase: protein MPQITIDYSHLVADAFDRAGFARELHEATVAIAAAKPEACKTQFRPSAYTVFGYEDPGAGGHAIVHVTIGLLAGRSDETKAKLTEATLELLRKHVADAGVTLHASAEVQDLDASYRKFDR, encoded by the coding sequence ATGCCGCAGATCACCATCGACTACTCGCACCTCGTGGCGGACGCCTTCGACCGCGCGGGCTTCGCCAGGGAGCTGCACGAGGCGACCGTGGCGATCGCGGCGGCGAAGCCGGAGGCCTGCAAGACGCAGTTCCGGCCGAGCGCGTACACGGTGTTCGGGTACGAGGACCCCGGCGCGGGCGGGCACGCCATCGTGCACGTGACGATCGGGCTCCTTGCCGGACGCAGTGACGAGACCAAGGCGAAGCTCACGGAGGCGACCCTGGAGCTGCTGCGGAAGCACGTGGCGGACGCGGGCGTCACCCTGCACGCCTCCGCCGAGGTCCAGGACCTGGATGCGTCGTACCGGAAGTTCGACCGCTAG